One Setaria viridis chromosome 3, Setaria_viridis_v4.0, whole genome shotgun sequence DNA window includes the following coding sequences:
- the LOC117847526 gene encoding L-type lectin-domain containing receptor kinase SIT2 → MIAQNTALNLSVLFLLVLLSGSSCSAADDVDFIYQGFQHASGSDLALDGSASVLHGGALRLTNDSNRLVGHAFRSSPVRFLHGGGRLASFSTAFVLDIVTVGSGGGHGLAFVVSPSTTLPGASPEIYLGVFGPTTNRNASNHVLAVEFDTVMDLEMDDINGNHVGVDVNSLFSNVSEPVAYYAGDGDNTKVPVTLESAQPIQAWIDYDGGNGVLNVTVAPVSVATRPRRPLISTKHDLRPVFKEDMYVGFSSSTGKLASAHYILAWSFRTNGPAQPINLRRLPKVPRPSSGPSKLVIVKFAAVACAGTLAVIAAGMAAVRWVRKRAALADKLEDWELEHPHRFPYRELYNATKGFKQSELLGAGGFGQVYKGVLRRRRSAGDLVAIKRISAGTRQGMKEFVAEVASLGRMRHRNLVELRGWCKHGQDLLLVYEFMPNGSLDSRLFGTGAGAADRDKASPPPLAWAQRFAVLGGVARGLLYLHEEWEHVVVHRDVKANNVLLGADMGARLGDFGLARLYEHGADPASTRVAGTLGYMAPELTVTSRATTAADVFSFGALLLEVACGRRPVEPPPPDETTADGGDAPDVVLVRWVRDCGLAGDLLRAVDPRLEGCYDEGEARLVLWLGLMCSQVRPETRPTMRQVSRYLSGEEAIQEDAELVFSGANTAEYFGSSVSMTWSSSGGTMSASSLQGGR, encoded by the coding sequence ATGATCGCGCAAAACACTGCCCTAAACCTCTCCGTGCTGTTtctcctcgtgctcctctccGGCAGTTCCTGCTCGGCCGCCGACGATGTCGACTTCATCTACCAAGGTTTCCAGCACGCGTCGGGCTCGGACCTGGCCCTGGACGGCTCCGCGTCGGTGCtgcacggcggcgcgctccgGCTCACCAACGACAGCAACCGCCTCGTCGGCCACGCTTTCAGGAGCTCCCCCGTCCGcttcctccacggcggcgggaggcTGGCGTCGTTCAGCACGGCGTTCGTCCTCGACATCGTGACcgtcgggagcggcggcggccacggcctgGCCTTCGTGGTCTCCCCTTCCACCACGCTCCCCGGAGCGTCCCCCGAGATCTACCTCGGCGTCTTTGGACCAACCACAAACCGCAACGCCTCCAACCACGTCCTCGCCGTTGAGTTCGACACCGTGATGGACCTGGAGATGGACGACATCAACGGCAACCACGTCGGCGTCGACGTGAACAGCCTCTTCTCCAACGTGTCGGAGCCGGTGGCGTACtatgccggcgacggcgacaacACCAAGGTTCCCGTGACGCTGGAGAGCGCGCAGCCGATCCAGGCGTGGATCGACTACGACGGCGGCAACGGCGTCCTCAACGTGACCGTCGCCCCGGTGTCCGTCGCGAcccggcctcgccggccgctgATCTCCACGAAGCACGATCTCCGGCCGGTCTTCAAGGAGGACATGTACGTCGGCTTCTCGTCGTCGACGGGGAAGCTGGCGAGCGCGCACTACATCTTGGCGTGGAGCTTCCGGACAAACGGGCCGGCTCAACCCATCAATCTCCGGCGGCTGCCGAAAGTGCCGCGGCCGAGCTCGGGTCCCTCCAAGCTCGTCATCGTCAAGTTCGCTGCCGTGGCTTGCGCGGGGACGCTCGCGGTAATCGCAGCGGGCATGGCCGCCGTGCGCTGGGTTAGAAAGCGGGCGGCGCTCGCTGACAAGCTCGAGGACTGGGAGCTGGAGCACCCTCACAGGTTCCCGTACAGGGAGCTCTACAATGCGACTAAGGGATTCAAGCAAAGCGAGCTTcttggcgccggcggcttcGGCCAGGTGTACAAAGgggtcctccggcggcggcgctcggccgGCGACTTGGTGGCGATCAAGCGGATCTCCGCAGGCACGAGGCAGGGAATGAAGGAGTTCGTCGCCGAGGTCGCGAGCCTCGGGCGCATGCGCCACCGCAACCTCGTCGAGCTCCGCGGGTGGTGCAAGCACGGCCAGGACCTGCTCCTCGTCTACGAGTTCATGCCCAACGGCAGCCTCGACTCGCGCCTGTTCGGCACCGGCGCTGGCGCCGCGGACCGGGATaaggcgtcgccgccgccgctggcgtgGGCGCAGCGGTTCGCCGTCCTCGGCGGCGTCGCCCGCGGCCTGCTGTACCTGCACGAGGAGTGGGAGCACGTGGTGGTGCACCGCGACGTGAAGGCCAACAACGTCCTCCTCGGCGCCGACATGGGCGCTCGGCTCGGCGACTTCGGCCTCGCGCGACTCTACGAGCACGGCGCGGACCCGGCGTCGACGCGCGTGGCGGGGACGCTCGGGTACATGGCCCCCGAGCTCACCGTCACCAGCCGCGCCACCACGGCCGCCGACGTCTTCTCCTTCGGCGCGCTGCTGCTCGAAGTCGCGTGCGGGCGCCGCCCagtggagccgccgccgccggacgagACGACGGCTGACGGCGGTGATGCGCCGGACGTGGTCCTGGTTAGGTGGGTCCGCGACTGCGGGCTTGCCGGCGACCTGCTGCGCGCCGTGGACCCGAGGCTGGAGGGGTGCTACGACGAGGGGGAGGCGAGGCTGGTGCTGTGGCTTGGCCTGATGTGCAGCCAGGTTCGGCCGGAGACGAGGCCCACCATGAGGCAGGTTAGCCGGTATCTCAGCGGCGAGGAGGCGATTCAGGAGGACGCGGAGCTCGTCTTCTCCGGCGCCAACACGGCCGAGTACTTCGGGTCGTCGGTCTCCATGACGTGGTCCTCCTCCGGCGGTACGATGTCGGCCAGCTCGCTGCAAGGCGGACGGTGA